The following is a genomic window from Thermoplasmata archaeon.
ATCTCCGCCGTCGCGGTGTCCTCCATCAGGTTGAAGATTGCCGCGGCTCCATTCCCGCGGAGCCACGACTCGACGTACTGGAGCCCGACGCTCACATCATTCCGGAGGCCCGCCTCCGTGATCGTGCCGCCGGGAACGCGCACGTCGAGGAGATCCTTCGCCGTGACGGACACCTCCTCCCGCAGGCGCGACACCTGGTTCGGCTTCGTGCCGAGGACGCCGTCGAACACCTCCGTCGCGACCGGCACGAGGTCGGGATGGGCGACCCACGTGCCGTCGAACCCGTCGTTCGCCTCGCGGACCTTGTCCTCTCGCACCTTCGCGATCGCGACCTCGTTGACCTTCGAATCCTTGCGGCTCGGGATGAACGCCGCCATGCCGCCGATCGCATGGGCGCCGCGCCGATGGCACGTCCGCACGAGGAGTTCCGTGTAGGCGCGCATGAAGGGCACGGTCATCGCGACTTGTACACGGTCCGGGAGGACGAACTCCTTTCGGTCTCGGAACTTCTTGATGATGGAGAACATGTAGTCCCAGCGGCCCGCGTTCAGGCCGACGGTGTGCTCTCGGAGTTCGTACAGAATCTCGTCCATCTCGAAGGCGGCGGGAATCGTCTCGATCAGAACTGTGGCCTTGATCGTCCCGCGAGGCAGCCCCAACGCCTCCTCGGATCGGAGGAAGACGTCGTTCCATAGGCGGGCTTCGAGGTGGCTCTCGAGCTTCGCCAAGTAGAAATAAGGCCCCGTGCCCCGCGCGACTAGTTCCTTCGCGTTATGGAATATGTACAGGCCGAAGTCAGCCAGGCTGGCGCACACCGGGTGGCCATCGACGATCACGTGCTTCTCCTCGAGGTGCCACCCTCGCGGCCGCACGAGGAGGGTCGCGATGCGGTCCTTCAGCCGATATGTGCGGCCGTCCGGCGCGTCGTAGGCAATCGTCCGACGGACCGCGTCCACGAGG
Proteins encoded in this region:
- the aceB gene encoding malate synthase A, translating into MRPEPEGGSIKATTAGGVDVRGPVEGRVQDILTPEALEFLAILHRTFNPTRRRLLEERVKRWEDLRRGGTLDFLPGTVSVRKGDWRVASIPEDLQDRRVEITGPVERKMMINALNSGAKVFMADFEDSLSPTWANVATGHVNLVDAVRRTIAYDAPDGRTYRLKDRIATLLVRPRGWHLEEKHVIVDGHPVCASLADFGLYIFHNAKELVARGTGPYFYLAKLESHLEARLWNDVFLRSEEALGLPRGTIKATVLIETIPAAFEMDEILYELREHTVGLNAGRWDYMFSIIKKFRDRKEFVLPDRVQVAMTVPFMRAYTELLVRTCHRRGAHAIGGMAAFIPSRKDSKVNEVAIAKVREDKVREANDGFDGTWVAHPDLVPVATEVFDGVLGTKPNQVSRLREEVSVTAKDLLDVRVPGGTITEAGLRNDVSVGLQYVESWLRGNGAAAIFNLMEDTATAEIARSQVWQWIRDRVPLKEGAIITPALVRKFEDEELAKIRDAIGSEAFQKGRFDEAREIFEKVALGADFVVFLTLIAYDYLD